The Leptospira fainei serovar Hurstbridge str. BUT 6 genome includes a window with the following:
- a CDS encoding penicillin-binding transpeptidase domain-containing protein: MRGQVFLTIATLLLSCGTRKESSPPVEKLAEMPGRKTCLIFSELETDETFIINPNDCKGSVPPLHIFHPMIALAALETGSLKEPDAPYKWDKTKYPYIRWQKDQNLRTALASSTVWYFQKLLSETTGFKAQNWLSGVDLPKPSGLENGRAFWMDGDYTLNGEELFFFLKKLVTRKLPVREKNSSIVLSGLERIPGEVSNSTGTHRLAGNWGTAEKFYSDSGSAYSGGRSISLFWFYWKFSNKTVLFLSRIESESETLTPLEAARYGTEFLRTNGIWEKFLSR; the protein is encoded by the coding sequence ATGAGGGGACAGGTTTTTTTAACCATTGCCACGCTCCTTCTCTCTTGCGGAACTAGAAAGGAATCATCTCCTCCCGTAGAGAAGTTGGCGGAAATGCCGGGAAGAAAAACCTGCCTCATTTTTTCGGAACTGGAAACTGATGAAACGTTTATCATCAATCCGAACGATTGCAAAGGAAGCGTTCCACCTCTCCACATCTTCCATCCCATGATCGCACTTGCAGCTTTGGAAACCGGCTCGCTGAAGGAACCGGACGCGCCTTATAAATGGGATAAAACAAAATATCCGTATATTCGCTGGCAAAAGGACCAAAATTTAAGAACGGCTCTCGCTTCCTCCACGGTCTGGTATTTTCAAAAATTGTTATCCGAAACTACCGGATTCAAAGCACAAAACTGGCTGTCAGGTGTGGATCTACCTAAACCATCGGGTCTCGAAAATGGCCGAGCCTTCTGGATGGATGGGGACTATACTTTAAACGGAGAAGAGCTATTCTTTTTTCTAAAGAAGCTCGTGACTCGAAAATTACCCGTAAGGGAAAAAAACTCGTCCATTGTCCTTTCCGGATTGGAAAGAATACCCGGCGAAGTCAGTAATTCTACCGGAACTCATCGGTTGGCGGGAAATTGGGGGACCGCGGAGAAATTTTACTCCGATTCCGGATCTGCTTATAGCGGAGGGCGAAGTATTTCCCTTTTTTGGTTCTACTGGAAGTTTTCGAACAAAACGGTTCTCTTTCTTTCTCGGATCGAGAGCGAATCCGAAACCCTAACTCCTTTGGAGGCGGCTCGATACGGAACCGAATTTTTGCGAACGAACGGCATTTGGGAAAAATTTCTATCTCGATAG
- a CDS encoding class I SAM-dependent methyltransferase — translation MSIAVRKKERKILSGEFWTAKQRQAHPIHYVVSYRASFKPELPSFFIGKYLGSKKGVVFDPFGGRGTTALQANLEGHSAIHNDISPMSLVLAKSRQTIPSVPDLERRLSQLDLSAKVSEEEGDSNLLHFYHKDTLRELKNLRKILLTDDSPEIKYLGLTALSRLHGHSTGFFSVYSFPQISIPPLAQKRNNEKKGIKPEYREVKPRILQKLKRDLKENLPPFFHEFSSRNLYTNHSSLELSSLPDSGTDLVVTSPPFLDKVNYEEDNWLRYWFLDITLEKAQKPSIFGTLAGWCEFIQGTLRELSRVIKPGGVLVLEVGEVRKGKTVFNLDEYVIRCSEGTGLVWENTYINDQKFTKLANCWNVSNNEKGTNSNRCVVFRNFK, via the coding sequence ATGAGCATAGCGGTACGAAAGAAAGAACGGAAAATTCTAAGCGGAGAATTTTGGACGGCTAAACAAAGACAAGCACATCCGATCCACTATGTAGTCAGCTATCGCGCATCTTTTAAACCGGAGTTACCGTCCTTCTTTATCGGAAAATATTTGGGTTCTAAAAAAGGAGTCGTATTCGATCCTTTCGGCGGGCGAGGAACGACGGCTCTTCAGGCGAATTTGGAAGGTCACTCCGCCATCCATAATGATATAAGCCCGATGTCTTTAGTTCTGGCAAAATCCAGACAGACGATTCCTTCCGTCCCCGATTTGGAGAGACGGCTTTCGCAGTTGGATTTGAGTGCAAAAGTCTCGGAAGAGGAAGGCGATTCCAATCTATTACATTTCTATCATAAAGACACCTTACGGGAATTGAAAAATCTGCGTAAGATTCTTCTAACCGACGATTCCCCGGAAATTAAATATCTCGGGTTGACCGCATTATCGCGGCTGCACGGGCATAGCACCGGATTCTTTTCGGTTTATAGCTTCCCTCAAATCTCGATTCCGCCTCTTGCACAGAAGAGGAATAACGAAAAGAAAGGAATTAAACCCGAATATCGAGAAGTGAAACCTAGAATTCTGCAAAAATTAAAGAGGGACTTAAAAGAGAATCTTCCGCCTTTTTTCCACGAATTTTCTTCCAGAAATCTTTATACCAATCATTCCTCTCTTGAACTTTCTAGTCTTCCGGACTCGGGAACCGATTTAGTCGTAACTTCTCCTCCGTTTTTAGATAAGGTAAACTATGAAGAAGATAATTGGCTTAGGTATTGGTTCCTTGATATCACTCTGGAGAAGGCTCAAAAGCCGAGTATTTTCGGAACCCTTGCCGGTTGGTGTGAATTCATTCAGGGAACTCTTCGAGAACTATCTAGAGTAATAAAGCCCGGAGGAGTGCTAGTGCTGGAAGTGGGCGAAGTTCGTAAAGGTAAGACGGTTTTTAATTTGGACGAATACGTCATCCGTTGTTCCGAAGGAACCGGCTTAGTTTGGGAAAACACCTATATTAACGATCAGAAATTCACGAAACTTGCGAACTGCTGGAATGTTTCCAATAACGAAAAGGGAACGAATTCGAATCGCTGCGTGGTATTTCGGAACTTTAAATAA